One Natronincola ferrireducens DNA segment encodes these proteins:
- the metA gene encoding homoserine O-acetyltransferase MetA, giving the protein MPVKIPDNLPATEVLNKENIFVMTESRALSQDIRALKIGILNLMPTKITTEVQILRQLGNSPLQVDIVLLHPKNHSSKNTPEKHLTTFYKTFDEVKDEKFDGFIITGAPIEHLDFHEVTYWEELKEIMDWTLTNVTSTLHICWGAQAGLYHHYGILKYPLQNKMFGVFPHTINKKNIKLLRGFDDYFYAPHSRHTEVRREDLERVPQLEILSESVESGVYIVASKDNRQIFVTGHSEYDPLTLKSEYDRDVTAGKEIEPPKNYFPNNDPSKPPMVVWRSHGALLFTNWLNYYVYQETPYDINQVSGSLR; this is encoded by the coding sequence ATGCCAGTAAAAATACCCGATAATCTTCCCGCTACCGAAGTTTTAAACAAGGAAAATATTTTTGTCATGACAGAAAGCCGTGCATTGAGTCAGGATATCCGGGCTTTAAAAATTGGTATTCTAAACTTAATGCCTACAAAAATTACTACTGAGGTTCAAATCTTAAGACAATTGGGGAATTCTCCTCTACAGGTGGATATTGTCCTCCTGCATCCTAAAAATCATAGTTCAAAGAATACCCCGGAAAAGCATTTGACCACCTTTTATAAAACCTTTGATGAGGTAAAGGATGAGAAGTTTGATGGCTTTATCATTACTGGAGCCCCTATAGAGCATTTGGATTTCCATGAAGTCACCTATTGGGAAGAGCTAAAAGAAATTATGGATTGGACATTGACTAATGTCACCTCCACCCTTCATATTTGTTGGGGGGCTCAGGCAGGACTATATCATCATTATGGAATTTTAAAATATCCCTTACAAAATAAAATGTTTGGTGTCTTTCCCCATACCATTAACAAAAAAAACATAAAGCTTTTAAGGGGCTTTGATGATTATTTTTATGCCCCCCATTCTAGACATACAGAAGTAAGAAGGGAGGATTTAGAAAGGGTTCCACAGCTTGAAATCTTATCGGAATCTGTGGAAAGTGGCGTTTATATTGTGGCCTCTAAAGACAATAGACAGATTTTCGTAACTGGCCACTCTGAGTATGATCCCTTAACGTTAAAATCTGAATATGATCGAGATGTAACTGCCGGTAAGGAAATAGAGCCCCCTAAAAACTATTTTCCTAATAACGATCCATCTAAGCCCCCTATGGTGGTGTGGAGAAGTCATGGTGCCCTTCTATTTACCAATTGGCT